Within Phoenix dactylifera cultivar Barhee BC4 unplaced genomic scaffold, palm_55x_up_171113_PBpolish2nd_filt_p 000512F, whole genome shotgun sequence, the genomic segment TTGTGCTCCTTGATTATCTCCTCAAGGATCTCATCCATCTCACGCCGAAGTTTCTCTGACACGGATCTCAATCCACTGAGAGTGTCGATAAAGCTCAGTGAGGGGAACATATCAGCTACACAAAATCCAGAGGCCAACACCAACAATTTCTTGCACACCGAGATAAAACTCTGCCCAAGCTTGCCTGTCTTGCCAAATGTGATTCTTGAGATCACGTCGTTGGTTAGTACGAAAAGCTTCTCGGAGAGGTTAACAGGAGATTTGTTCATCATGGAGATATCTCCCATGAGGTTCGAAATCTCTCACTACAGGAAAACCAACTTTTTTCGGCGCTTTTGGAAACCTTtagcgatgcttataagcgtcggctaaagtaCCGCCGACGCAAACAGAAGCATCGCCAAAGCGTCGGTGATACCGGAGTGGGAAAAATTTTTTTCGACGCTCTTGAGAAGCGTTGTAAAAGGTagatttttagcgacgctttttagccacgcttaaaagcgtcgctaaaacgGCCTacgccgatgcttataagcgttggcTTTGGCcccaagttttttttaaaaaaatatttttcatcgGGGACTTGGTGTCCCCGATGGTTGTTGGCTTAACTCCCTTCCTCAGCATGGctattcctctcttccttctatATCACAGAATTTTACTCCCAACCCGTTGGTTTCTCCCTGGTATTGTATCAGTAGAACTCTTGATTTGTCTATACATTGATTCCCATATGTCAGTCTCTTCAATAGATATCTAGGGCCTCACTTCCTCTCATTTCCAGCTGCAGCTCTCCGAtttcccatcttcttcctcgcaGCTATCTCCAGCAGTAATGGAGATTGTGTGGCCAGCACCAGCTAGTTGAAGAGGGGTTTGGGGAGAACCAGACTGAAACAGAATAGTGCTCCTGGGGAACCCATAAATCTCCCATAACGACAACAAGACGGTTCACTGCCGCCGAAGCATTCGGCACCCTTCGAGTATGTAGCCGATATTTCTGAAACAGCATAAGAGAACATTTTATCAATGCCATCTGAGAAATGACAACCAGATGAAACTTTAAGAAGCAAGAAGCAAAGAGgcaatcaaattgaatccaaaccTACCACAAATGGCTCTTCACTTCATCATTGGTGAGCCCGTCAACCTTCATCAGTTCTCTGATCTGCTTTGGGGTAGCCACTGCATCAAGAGAAACTTCAGTCAGATCAAAAGAACGGAATTGCGTTGTTCTAATTACTGGGAATTGCAAATACCTTGGTGGACCCTTGTCCCCGATGGTGACCAGGAGAAGCTTCATGGCAACCTCATCTTCCACAGAGTCCTCCCCGGTCAGGAACTCCAGCTCGGCGTCACTGATCTTAACTATGTCGGCCTGGTCCCAGATGCTCATGATCTACTCTCTGGCCTCCGCTGTCGACGACCAAAGGGGCAGCCGGCGATTGTGGTCATAGGAGAGCAGAGCATCAGCTTCCTTGGCTACCTCCATCGCCCTCAGATGCGCCGATCTGCAGGGTTCCAGaatcaagaaaatgaaaaacaaaaaaccatTAACAATTAAAATGAAACTTTGGATGCTAAAAGGAACTAGAAAGAACATACCGTAAAAAttaaagaatcaaaacatactCATCTCTCACGATCTCCTTCTCCAGCCGCCTCCGAGCCCTTCGAACGTTCCTCGGGGCCTGTCGAACTTTGGATGCCACGAGCCGCGGCCTGGGCCTCTGATGAGGGGAGGgtgagaggaggaggagttcTTGG encodes:
- the LOC120106275 gene encoding cytochrome P450 CYP71D313-like, producing MGDISMMNKSPVNLSEKLFVLTNDVISRITFGKTGKLGQSFISVCKKLLVLASGFCVADMFPSLSFIDTLSGLRSVSEKLRREMDEILEEIIKEHKEKRTMTISNKGDDEQEEDLVDVLLGLKENGGLEFPLTDTNIKGVIMDMFVAGTKTASTTMVWAMAELMRHPEMMEKAQAEVQ